From Streptomyces sp. Edi4, one genomic window encodes:
- the afsQ1 gene encoding two-component system response regulator AfsQ1 → MPFLLLIEDDDAIRTALELSLSRQGHRVATAATGEDGLKLLREQRPDLIVLDVMLPGIDGFEVCRRIRRTDQLPIILLTARNDDIDVVVGLESGADDYVVKPVQGRVLDARIRAVLRRGEREATDSAAFGSVVIDRAAMTVTKNGEDLQLTPTELRLLLELSRRPGQALSRQQLLRLVWEHDYLGDSRLVDACVQRLRAKVEDVPSSPTLIRTVRGVGYRLDTPS, encoded by the coding sequence GTGCCTTTCCTGTTGCTGATCGAGGACGACGACGCCATCCGCACGGCCCTCGAACTCTCCCTGTCACGCCAGGGCCACCGTGTGGCCACCGCGGCGACGGGAGAGGACGGCCTGAAACTGCTGCGCGAGCAGCGGCCGGACCTGATCGTGCTGGATGTGATGCTGCCCGGGATCGACGGCTTCGAGGTGTGCCGCCGCATCCGGCGCACCGACCAGCTGCCGATCATTTTGCTGACCGCGCGCAACGACGACATCGATGTGGTGGTGGGCCTTGAATCCGGGGCCGACGACTACGTTGTCAAGCCGGTCCAGGGCCGGGTGCTCGACGCCCGGATCCGGGCGGTGCTGCGTCGCGGCGAGCGGGAGGCCACCGACTCGGCGGCGTTCGGCAGCGTGGTGATCGACCGGGCCGCGATGACCGTCACCAAGAACGGCGAGGACCTGCAACTCACCCCCACCGAACTGCGGTTGCTGCTCGAACTGAGCCGCCGTCCCGGACAGGCGCTCTCCCGCCAGCAGTTGCTGCGGCTCGTGTGGGAGCACGACTACCTGGGCGATTCCCGGCTCGTCGACGCCTGTGTGCAGCGCCTGCGCGCCAAGGTCGAGGACGTGCCGTCCTCACCGACGCTGATCCGTACGGTCCGTGGCGTGGGCTACCGCCTGGACACCCCCTCGTGA
- a CDS encoding SigE family RNA polymerase sigma factor, whose product MKALHSTNSSAVVTRLHDVVRSTEKSGAASMRGCARGAGRQHTPSAQQDPRMTLPYMTVVEAPSVPSGGDAWRTGGEAAYREGSGEPASLSEAEFTAYVQERRASLYATAYHLTGDRFEAEDLLQSALFSTYRAWDRISDKAAVGGYLRRTMTNLHISAWRRRKLNEYPTEELPETAGDTDAMRGTELRAVLWQALARLPETQRTMLVLRYYEGRTDPEIADILNISVGTVKSSIWRSLRRLREDDVLSFGRDEEESFGELVA is encoded by the coding sequence ATGAAAGCACTGCACAGCACCAACTCCAGCGCAGTTGTGACGCGTCTCCACGACGTCGTACGGAGCACCGAGAAGTCCGGTGCCGCGAGCATGCGGGGGTGCGCTCGCGGCGCCGGGCGTCAGCACACGCCCTCCGCGCAGCAGGACCCTCGCATGACGCTGCCCTACATGACGGTGGTGGAGGCCCCTTCGGTTCCGTCCGGGGGCGACGCGTGGCGAACCGGCGGAGAAGCGGCGTACCGGGAGGGCTCGGGGGAGCCGGCGAGCCTGTCGGAGGCGGAGTTCACCGCCTACGTCCAGGAGCGCCGCGCCTCCCTTTACGCCACCGCCTACCACCTGACCGGCGACCGCTTCGAGGCCGAGGACCTGTTGCAGAGCGCGCTGTTCTCCACCTACCGGGCGTGGGACCGCATCAGCGACAAGGCGGCGGTCGGCGGCTATCTGCGCCGCACGATGACCAATCTGCACATCAGCGCCTGGCGGCGGCGCAAGCTGAACGAGTACCCGACCGAGGAACTGCCGGAGACGGCGGGCGACACGGACGCGATGCGCGGCACCGAACTGCGCGCCGTGCTCTGGCAGGCGCTGGCCCGCCTTCCCGAGACGCAGCGCACGATGCTGGTCCTGCGCTACTACGAGGGCCGCACCGACCCGGAGATCGCGGACATACTCAACATCAGTGTCGGCACGGTGAAGTCAAGCATCTGGCGCTCGCTGCGCCGGCTGCGCGAGGACGACGTCCTCAGCTTCGGCCGTGACGAGGAGGAGTCCTTCGGCGAGCTGGTGGCCTGA
- a CDS encoding uridine kinase yields the protein MLDTTGLPDGSHSRVHGPHWCPVSSSAVATRVVLLSGPSGSGKSSLAAHTDLPVLRLDDFYKEGDDPTLPVVAGSSDIDWDSPLSWDADAAVDAIVELCRTGRTSVPLYSIATSSITGTTTLAIERTPLFIAEGIFAADIVTRCQELGVLADAICLRGRPSTTFRRRLLRDLREGRKSVAFLLRRGWRLMRSERAIVARQSALGAHPCGKQEALGRIAGAAAGRSRTAAAA from the coding sequence ATGCTCGATACCACCGGCCTCCCCGATGGATCCCACTCCCGGGTGCATGGCCCACACTGGTGTCCCGTGAGCTCTTCTGCCGTGGCGACGCGCGTCGTCCTCCTCTCGGGGCCCTCCGGCTCCGGCAAGTCGTCCCTCGCCGCCCACACGGACCTGCCCGTGCTGCGCCTGGACGACTTCTACAAAGAAGGTGACGACCCGACCCTGCCGGTGGTGGCGGGCAGTTCGGACATCGACTGGGACTCCCCGCTGTCCTGGGACGCCGACGCGGCGGTGGACGCCATCGTGGAGCTGTGCCGCACGGGCCGCACCTCGGTGCCGCTCTACTCGATCGCGACGAGCTCCATCACCGGCACCACCACGCTCGCCATCGAGCGCACCCCGCTGTTCATCGCGGAGGGCATCTTCGCCGCCGACATCGTGACCCGCTGCCAGGAGCTCGGTGTCCTGGCCGACGCGATCTGCCTGCGCGGGCGGCCGAGCACCACCTTCCGCCGGCGCCTCCTTCGTGATCTGCGCGAGGGCCGCAAGTCGGTGGCGTTCCTGCTGCGCCGCGGCTGGCGTCTGATGCGGTCCGAGCGCGCGATCGTGGCCCGCCAGTCGGCCCTGGGCGCGCACCCCTGCGGCAAGCAGGAGGCACTTGGCCGCATCGCGGGCGCGGCGGCGGGCCGCTCCCGTACGGCCGCGGCGGCCTGA
- a CDS encoding aldehyde dehydrogenase family protein, which translates to MSTVDKSQKSEPTRLSVFKTYKLYVGGKFPRSESGRVYEVVDSKGTWLANAPLSSRKDARDAVVAARKAFGGWSGATAYNRGQILYRVAEMLEGRRGQFVREVADAEGISKHKAAAVVDAAIDRWVWYAGWTDKIGQVVGGANPVAGPFFNLSTPEPTGVVAVLAPQESSFLGLVSVIAPVIATGNTAVVIASEKAPLPALSLGEVLATSDLPGGVVNVLSGRTAEIAAPLAAHQDVNAIDLTGADADLARDLEIAAADNLKRVLRPGPVDFTADPGTGRLTAFLETKTVWHPTGSLGASGSAY; encoded by the coding sequence ATGAGCACCGTTGACAAGAGCCAGAAGAGCGAGCCGACGCGGCTGAGCGTCTTCAAGACCTACAAGCTGTACGTGGGCGGGAAGTTCCCGCGTTCCGAGAGCGGCCGGGTGTACGAAGTGGTCGACAGCAAGGGCACGTGGCTGGCCAACGCTCCCCTGTCCTCCCGCAAGGACGCGCGGGACGCGGTCGTCGCCGCCCGCAAGGCGTTCGGCGGCTGGTCGGGCGCGACCGCGTACAACCGCGGCCAGATCCTCTACCGCGTCGCGGAGATGCTGGAGGGCCGCAGAGGCCAGTTCGTGCGGGAGGTCGCCGACGCCGAGGGCATCTCCAAGCACAAGGCCGCCGCCGTCGTGGACGCGGCGATCGACCGCTGGGTCTGGTACGCGGGCTGGACCGACAAGATCGGTCAGGTCGTGGGCGGGGCCAACCCGGTCGCGGGCCCCTTCTTCAACCTCTCCACCCCCGAGCCGACCGGCGTTGTGGCGGTCCTGGCCCCCCAGGAGTCGTCCTTCCTCGGCCTGGTCTCGGTGATCGCGCCGGTCATCGCGACCGGCAACACCGCGGTCGTCATCGCCTCCGAGAAGGCGCCGCTCCCGGCGCTCTCGCTCGGCGAGGTGCTGGCCACGTCCGACCTGCCCGGCGGCGTGGTCAACGTCCTGTCCGGCCGCACGGCGGAGATCGCGGCGCCGCTGGCCGCGCACCAGGACGTCAACGCCATCGACCTGACGGGCGCGGACGCCGATCTCGCGCGCGACCTGGAGATCGCGGCGGCGGACAACCTCAAGCGCGTGCTGCGCCCGGGCCCCGTGGACTTCACCGCGGACCCGGGCACCGGCCGCCTCACCGCGTTCCTGGAGACCAAGACGGTCTGGCATCCGACGGGTTCGCTCGGCGCGTCCGGCTCGGCGTACTGA
- a CDS encoding aldehyde dehydrogenase family protein: protein MEKQKAAFDYAPAPESRSVVDIAPSYGLFIDGEFTEAADGKVFKTVSPSTEEVLSEVARAGAEDVDRAVKAARKAFVKWSALPGSERAKYLFRIARIIQERSRELAVLETLDNGKPIRETRDADLPLVAAHFFYYAGWADKLDHAGFGANPRPLGVAGQVIPWNFPLLMLAWKIAPALATGNTVVLKPAETTPLSALFFADICRQAGLPKGVVNILTGYGDAGAALVEHPDVNKVAFTGSTNVGKAIARSVAGTDKKVTLELGGKGANIVFDDAPIDQAVEGIVTGIFFNQGQVCCAGSRLLVQESIQDELLDSLKRRLSTLRLGDPLDKNTDIGAINSAEQLARITALTATGEAEGAERWSAPCELPSAGYWFAPTLFTNVTQAHTIARDEIFGPVLSVLSFRTPDEAVAKANNSQYGLSAGIWTEKGSRILAVAGKLRAGVVWANTFNKFDPTSPFGGYKESGFGREGGRHGLEGYLAPSSPEGER, encoded by the coding sequence ATGGAAAAGCAGAAGGCCGCGTTCGACTACGCGCCCGCTCCCGAGTCCCGCTCGGTCGTCGACATCGCGCCGTCCTACGGCCTGTTCATCGACGGCGAGTTCACCGAGGCAGCCGACGGCAAGGTCTTCAAGACCGTCTCGCCCTCCACCGAGGAGGTCCTGTCCGAGGTCGCCCGGGCCGGCGCCGAGGACGTGGACCGGGCCGTCAAGGCCGCCCGCAAGGCGTTCGTGAAGTGGTCGGCGCTGCCCGGCTCCGAGCGCGCCAAGTACCTGTTCCGCATCGCCCGGATCATCCAGGAGCGCAGCCGCGAGCTGGCCGTCCTGGAGACCCTGGACAACGGAAAGCCGATCAGGGAGACCCGCGACGCGGACCTCCCGCTGGTCGCCGCGCACTTCTTCTACTACGCGGGCTGGGCCGACAAGCTCGACCACGCCGGGTTCGGTGCGAACCCGCGCCCCCTCGGCGTGGCCGGCCAGGTCATCCCGTGGAACTTCCCGCTCCTGATGCTGGCCTGGAAGATCGCCCCGGCGCTCGCCACCGGCAACACGGTCGTCCTGAAGCCCGCCGAGACCACCCCGCTCTCCGCGCTCTTCTTCGCCGACATCTGCCGCCAGGCGGGCCTGCCCAAGGGCGTCGTCAACATCCTCACCGGTTACGGCGACGCGGGCGCGGCCCTGGTCGAGCACCCGGACGTGAACAAGGTCGCCTTCACCGGCTCGACCAACGTCGGCAAGGCCATCGCGCGTTCCGTCGCGGGCACCGACAAGAAGGTCACCCTGGAGCTGGGCGGCAAGGGCGCCAACATCGTCTTCGACGACGCCCCCATCGACCAGGCCGTCGAGGGCATCGTCACCGGCATCTTCTTCAACCAGGGCCAGGTCTGCTGCGCGGGCTCGCGCCTGCTGGTGCAGGAGTCGATCCAGGACGAGCTCCTGGACTCGCTCAAGCGCCGCCTGTCCACGCTGCGCCTGGGCGACCCGCTGGACAAGAACACCGACATCGGCGCGATCAACTCCGCCGAGCAGCTCGCCCGTATCACCGCGCTCACCGCGACCGGCGAGGCCGAGGGCGCCGAGCGCTGGAGTGCCCCGTGCGAACTGCCGTCGGCTGGTTACTGGTTCGCGCCGACGCTGTTCACCAACGTCACCCAGGCGCACACCATCGCCCGTGACGAGATCTTCGGCCCGGTCCTCTCGGTGCTGAGCTTCCGCACCCCCGACGAGGCCGTCGCCAAGGCCAACAACAGCCAGTACGGCCTCTCCGCCGGCATCTGGACGGAGAAGGGCTCGCGCATCCTCGCGGTCGCGGGCAAGCTCCGCGCCGGCGTGGTGTGGGCCAACACGTTCAACAAGTTCGACCCGACCTCGCCGTTCGGCGGCTACAAGGAGTCGGGCTTCGGCCGCGAGGGCGGCCGGCACGGCCTGGAGGGCTACCTCGCCCCGTCGAGCCCGGAGGGTGAGCGCTAA
- the deoC gene encoding deoxyribose-phosphate aldolase — MPTNAPSAALADATASDGALRRFLHGLPGIDPVGLEARAASLGTRSIKTSAKAYAIDLAISMIDLTTLEGADTPGKVRALAAKAVNPDPTDRTTPHTAAVCVYPDMVATAKEVLKGSDVKVASVATAFPAGRAALAVKLADVRDAIAAGADEIDMVIDRGAFLAGHYLKVYEEIAAVRAECGDKARLKVIFETGELSTYDNIRRASWLGMMAGADFIKTSTGKVAVNATPANTLVLLEAVRDFRAQTGTQVGVKPAGGIRNTKEAIKFLVLVNETVGEGWLDNHWFRFGASSLLNDLLMQRQKLATGRYSGPDYVTVD; from the coding sequence ATGCCCACCAATGCACCTTCTGCTGCCCTCGCCGACGCGACCGCGTCCGACGGCGCGCTGCGTCGCTTCCTCCACGGGCTCCCCGGCATCGACCCGGTGGGCCTGGAAGCGCGTGCCGCGTCCCTCGGCACCCGCTCGATCAAGACCTCGGCCAAGGCCTACGCCATCGACCTGGCCATTTCGATGATCGACCTGACGACGCTGGAAGGCGCGGACACCCCGGGCAAGGTCCGGGCGCTCGCCGCCAAGGCCGTCAACCCCGACCCGACCGACCGCACCACCCCGCACACCGCCGCCGTCTGTGTGTACCCGGACATGGTGGCGACCGCCAAGGAGGTGCTGAAGGGCTCGGACGTCAAGGTCGCGTCCGTCGCCACCGCCTTCCCGGCGGGCCGCGCCGCGCTGGCGGTCAAGCTCGCCGACGTACGGGACGCGATCGCGGCCGGCGCCGACGAGATCGACATGGTGATCGACCGGGGCGCGTTCCTGGCCGGTCACTACCTCAAGGTCTACGAGGAGATCGCGGCCGTCCGCGCCGAGTGCGGCGACAAGGCCCGCCTCAAGGTCATCTTCGAGACCGGCGAGCTGTCGACGTACGACAACATCCGCCGCGCCAGCTGGCTCGGCATGATGGCCGGCGCCGACTTCATCAAGACGTCGACGGGCAAGGTCGCCGTCAACGCCACCCCCGCCAACACCCTGGTCCTGCTCGAAGCCGTACGCGACTTCCGCGCCCAGACCGGCACCCAGGTCGGCGTGAAGCCGGCCGGCGGCATCCGCAACACCAAGGAAGCCATCAAGTTCCTGGTCCTGGTCAACGAGACCGTGGGCGAGGGCTGGCTGGACAACCACTGGTTCCGCTTCGGCGCCTCCTCGCTGCTCAACGACCTCCTGATGCAGCGTCAGAAGCTGGCGACCGGCCGTTACTCCGGCCCCGACTACGTGACGGTGGACTGA
- a CDS encoding class F sortase: protein MSRTRVARSAAAALFLLTLGASVTGCGASAAKPATPPPNIVSASAAPSAASSAPATALPASKPVRVRIPAAGVDASPVLDLGLAADGTVEVPAVADADKIGWYDKGVTPGQTGPAVLIGHFDTVQGPAVLKNVSKIKAGDTVSVERADGKTAQFKVRALEQVDKKTFPTQKVYGNTDRPELRIVTCGGELTGGHRPDNIIVYADLVG, encoded by the coding sequence ATGTCCCGCACCCGCGTGGCCCGTTCGGCCGCCGCCGCTCTGTTCCTGCTCACGCTCGGCGCCTCGGTCACCGGCTGTGGCGCGAGCGCCGCGAAGCCCGCCACCCCGCCCCCGAACATCGTGTCCGCCAGCGCCGCACCCAGCGCCGCCTCCTCCGCCCCCGCGACCGCCCTGCCCGCCTCCAAGCCGGTACGCGTACGGATCCCGGCGGCCGGCGTCGACGCGAGTCCGGTTCTCGACCTCGGACTCGCCGCCGACGGCACCGTGGAGGTGCCCGCCGTCGCCGACGCCGACAAGATCGGCTGGTACGACAAGGGCGTGACCCCGGGCCAGACCGGGCCCGCCGTGCTCATCGGGCACTTCGACACGGTCCAGGGGCCCGCGGTCCTGAAGAACGTCTCCAAAATCAAGGCGGGCGACACCGTCTCGGTCGAGCGCGCCGACGGGAAGACCGCGCAGTTCAAGGTCCGCGCGCTCGAACAGGTCGACAAGAAGACGTTTCCGACGCAGAAGGTCTACGGCAACACCGACCGCCCCGAACTGCGGATCGTCACCTGCGGCGGCGAACTGACCGGCGGGCACCGGCCCGACAACATCATCGTGTACGCGGATCTGGTGGGCTAG
- a CDS encoding PH domain-containing protein, translated as MTSPTPPAEPAYADRTYRSSAGIAGGALLLALCLWLGIDAVFQGHGNAPWLALAVLLCVVPLIVAFSLRPAVFASADRLLVRNPFRTITLPWSAVADVRAGYSSEVYAHSGRKYQMWAIPVSLRGRKRAARQQARAAALGDRRGASVSADVTDDKARLAAADQSIRDLRDLAEQGASRESAQGTVSVRWAYEVIAPAVAGALVFAVLLAIG; from the coding sequence ATGACGAGCCCCACGCCGCCCGCCGAGCCGGCCTACGCCGACCGTACCTACCGCTCATCCGCCGGTATCGCCGGTGGCGCGCTGCTGCTCGCGCTCTGCCTCTGGCTCGGCATCGACGCCGTGTTCCAAGGCCACGGCAACGCCCCCTGGCTGGCGCTCGCCGTCCTGCTGTGCGTGGTGCCGCTGATCGTCGCCTTCAGCCTGCGCCCGGCGGTGTTCGCGAGCGCCGACCGGCTCCTGGTGCGCAACCCCTTCCGTACGATCACGCTGCCCTGGTCGGCGGTGGCGGACGTGCGGGCCGGGTATTCGAGCGAGGTCTACGCGCACTCGGGGCGCAAGTACCAGATGTGGGCGATCCCCGTGTCGCTGCGCGGGCGCAAGCGGGCCGCCCGCCAGCAGGCCAGGGCGGCCGCGCTCGGCGACCGGCGCGGTGCCTCGGTGAGCGCCGACGTCACCGACGACAAGGCGCGCCTGGCGGCCGCCGACCAGTCCATCCGGGACCTGCGCGACCTCGCCGAACAGGGCGCCTCCCGCGAGAGCGCGCAGGGCACCGTGAGCGTCCGCTGGGCGTACGAGGTCATCGCGCCCGCCGTGGCCGGCGCGCTCGTGTTCGCCGTACTGCTCGCCATCGGCTGA
- a CDS encoding phospho-sugar mutase, with protein MTQDLIARAEAWLAEDPDSETREELAKLIESASDAGHAADLAARFSGTLQFGTAGLRGELGAGPMRMNRSVVIRAAAGLAAYLKAKGQGDGVVVIGYDARYKSADFARDTAAVMVGAGLRAMLLPRPLPTPVLAYAIRHLGAVAGVEVTASHNPPRDNGYKVYLGDGSQIVPPADAEIAAEIAAVASLHDVPRPESGWEVLGEEVLEAYLARTDAVLTPGSPRTANVVYTAMHGVGKDVLLAAFARAGFPEPVLVTEQAEPDPAFPTVAFPNPEEPGAMDLAFATARRVESRDGGVDLVIANDPDADRCAAAVKDRDGQWRMLRGDEVGALLAAHLVAKGVSGVFAESIVSSSLLGRIAEAAGLGYEETLTGFKWIARVEDLRYGYEEALGYCVDPEGVRDKDGITAALVFAELASVLKEQGRTVLDLLDELALAHGLHATDQLSVRVEDLTVISDAMARLREQPPLSLAGLAVTKAEDLTEGTEHLPPTDGLRYYLEGARVIVRPSGTEPKLKCYLEVVVPVASADELDAARAKGAELLAGIKKDLAAAAGI; from the coding sequence GTGACGCAGGACCTGATCGCGCGGGCCGAGGCCTGGCTGGCCGAGGACCCGGACAGCGAGACGCGCGAGGAGCTGGCCAAGCTCATCGAGAGCGCGTCCGACGCCGGGCACGCCGCGGACCTCGCCGCGCGGTTCAGCGGCACGCTCCAGTTCGGCACCGCGGGGCTGCGCGGCGAGCTGGGCGCCGGGCCGATGCGGATGAACCGTTCGGTCGTCATCCGCGCCGCCGCCGGGCTCGCCGCGTACCTCAAGGCCAAGGGGCAGGGCGACGGGGTCGTCGTCATCGGCTACGACGCCCGCTACAAGTCCGCGGACTTCGCGCGGGACACCGCGGCGGTCATGGTCGGCGCGGGGCTGCGGGCCATGCTCCTGCCCCGGCCGCTGCCCACGCCCGTACTGGCCTACGCCATAAGGCACTTGGGCGCCGTCGCCGGTGTCGAGGTCACCGCGAGCCACAACCCGCCGCGTGACAACGGCTACAAGGTCTACCTCGGCGACGGCTCCCAGATCGTGCCGCCGGCCGACGCGGAGATCGCCGCCGAGATCGCCGCCGTCGCCTCGCTGCACGACGTGCCGCGCCCCGAGAGCGGCTGGGAGGTGCTGGGCGAGGAGGTCCTTGAGGCCTATCTGGCGCGTACGGACGCCGTCCTGACCCCGGGCTCCCCGCGCACCGCCAACGTCGTCTACACGGCGATGCACGGCGTCGGCAAGGACGTCCTGCTCGCCGCGTTCGCCCGGGCGGGCTTCCCCGAGCCGGTGCTCGTGACCGAACAGGCCGAGCCCGACCCGGCGTTCCCGACGGTGGCCTTCCCCAACCCGGAGGAGCCGGGCGCGATGGACCTGGCGTTCGCCACCGCCCGCCGCGTGGAGAGCCGGGACGGCGGGGTGGACCTCGTGATCGCCAACGACCCCGACGCCGACCGCTGCGCCGCCGCCGTCAAGGACCGCGACGGCCAGTGGCGGATGCTGCGCGGCGACGAGGTGGGCGCGCTGCTCGCCGCCCACCTGGTCGCCAAGGGCGTGAGCGGCGTGTTCGCCGAGTCGATCGTGTCGTCCTCGCTGCTCGGCCGCATCGCCGAAGCGGCCGGGCTCGGGTACGAGGAGACGCTGACCGGGTTCAAGTGGATCGCCCGCGTGGAGGACCTGCGGTACGGCTACGAGGAGGCGCTCGGCTACTGCGTCGACCCCGAGGGCGTGCGCGACAAGGACGGCATCACGGCCGCCCTGGTCTTCGCCGAGCTGGCCTCCGTCCTGAAGGAGCAGGGCCGCACGGTCCTGGACCTGCTCGACGAACTGGCCCTGGCGCACGGCCTGCACGCCACCGACCAGCTGTCGGTGCGCGTGGAGGACCTGACGGTGATCTCCGACGCGATGGCGCGCCTGCGCGAGCAGCCGCCCCTCTCGCTCGCCGGCCTCGCGGTGACGAAGGCCGAGGACCTGACGGAGGGCACCGAGCACCTGCCGCCCACCGACGGCCTGCGCTACTACCTGGAAGGCGCCCGTGTGATCGTGCGCCCGAGCGGCACCGAGCCCAAGCTCAAGTGCTACCTGGAGGTCGTCGTGCCGGTCGCGTCGGCCGACGAGCTGGACGCGGCGCGCGCCAAGGGCGCCGAGCTCCTGGCCGGCATCAAGAAGGACCTCGCGGCGGCCGCCGGCATCTGA
- a CDS encoding purine-nucleoside phosphorylase, which translates to MNASATPDQLQDDPYAAADAAAARLRELTGAETHDVALVMGSGWAPAVDALGSPEAEFPVTELPGFPAPAVEGHGGKIRSYKIGAKRVLVFLGRTHFYEGRGVASVSHGVRTAVAAGCRTIVLTNGCGGLRDGMRPGQPVLISDHINLTATSPIVGANFVDLTDLYSPRLRALCKEVDETLEEGVYVQFPGPHYETPAEINMVRVLGGDLVGMSTVLEAIAAREAGAEVLGISLVTNLAAGLTGEPLNHEEVLQAGRDSAARMGELLTRVLDRI; encoded by the coding sequence GTGAACGCATCTGCCACCCCGGACCAGCTCCAGGACGACCCTTACGCGGCCGCCGACGCCGCCGCCGCGCGCCTGCGTGAGCTCACCGGCGCCGAGACCCACGACGTCGCCCTGGTGATGGGCTCCGGCTGGGCCCCCGCCGTCGACGCCCTTGGCTCCCCCGAGGCCGAGTTCCCCGTGACCGAGCTGCCCGGCTTCCCGGCCCCGGCCGTCGAGGGCCACGGCGGCAAGATCCGCTCGTACAAGATCGGCGCCAAGCGCGTCCTGGTCTTCCTCGGCCGCACCCACTTCTACGAGGGCCGCGGCGTCGCCTCCGTCTCGCACGGCGTGCGCACCGCCGTCGCCGCCGGCTGCCGGACCATCGTGCTGACCAACGGCTGCGGCGGTCTGCGCGACGGCATGCGCCCGGGCCAGCCGGTCCTCATCAGCGACCACATCAACCTGACGGCCACCTCGCCGATCGTGGGCGCCAACTTCGTGGACCTCACCGACCTGTACTCGCCGCGCCTTCGCGCGCTGTGCAAGGAGGTCGACGAGACGCTGGAAGAGGGCGTCTACGTCCAGTTCCCCGGCCCGCACTACGAGACCCCGGCCGAGATCAACATGGTCCGCGTGCTCGGCGGCGACCTCGTCGGCATGTCCACCGTGCTCGAAGCCATCGCCGCGCGCGAGGCCGGCGCGGAGGTCCTGGGGATCTCGCTCGTGACCAACCTCGCCGCCGGTCTGACCGGTGAGCCGCTCAACCACGAAGAGGTGCTCCAGGCCGGCCGTGACTCGGCGGCGCGCATGGGTGAACTGCTCACCCGGGTACTCGACCGCATCTGA
- a CDS encoding gamma-glutamylcyclotransferase yields the protein MSLYAAYAGNLDPRLMTRRAPHSPLRGTGWLNGWRLTFGGEQMGWEGALATIVEAPRSQVFVALYDIAPLDEESMDRWEGVGLDIYRRMRVRVHTLDGEDAAWLYVLNGYEGGLPSARYLGELADAAESAGAPHDYVMELRKRPC from the coding sequence ATGTCGCTCTACGCCGCGTACGCCGGCAACCTGGATCCGCGGCTGATGACCCGCCGCGCCCCGCACTCACCGCTGCGCGGCACCGGCTGGCTCAACGGCTGGCGCCTGACGTTCGGCGGGGAGCAGATGGGCTGGGAGGGCGCCCTCGCGACGATCGTCGAGGCCCCGCGCTCGCAGGTCTTCGTCGCCCTGTACGACATCGCGCCGCTCGACGAGGAGTCGATGGACCGGTGGGAGGGCGTCGGGCTCGACATCTACCGCCGGATGCGGGTGCGGGTGCACACCCTGGACGGCGAGGACGCGGCCTGGCTGTACGTCCTGAACGGGTACGAGGGCGGTCTGCCCTCGGCCAGATACCTCGGTGAGCTGGCCGACGCGGCCGAGTCGGCGGGCGCGCCCCACGACTATGTGATGGAGCTGCGCAAGCGCCCCTGCTGA